The Panthera leo isolate Ple1 chromosome C2, P.leo_Ple1_pat1.1, whole genome shotgun sequence genome window below encodes:
- the LOC122229513 gene encoding ATP synthase subunit s, mitochondrial-like, translating to MKCLPFLQCHQMMLFGKISQQLCGLKKLPWSCDCRYFWGWLNAVFHKVDYERIRDVGPDRAASEWLLRCGAMVRYHNQERWQKDYNHLPTGPLDKYKIQAIDATDSCIMSIGFDYMEGLHHVEKIRLRKCHYIKDDYLEKLGILENLQKSVLEMEIISCVNVTDKGIIALYHSRNLKYLLLSDLPGVRKKENLIRAFKTALPSLELKLDLK from the coding sequence atgaaatgtctGCCCTTCCTCCAATGCCATCAAATGATGCTGTTTGGAAAAATTTCCCAGCAGTTGTGTGGCTTAAAGAAACTCCCATGGTCATGTGACTGCAGATACTTCTGGGGCTGGTTGAATGCAGTGTTTCATAAAGTGGATTATGAACGCATCAGGGATGTGGGACCCGATAGGGCAGCATCGGAGTGGCTGCTGCGCTGTGGGGCCATGGTGCGCTACCACAACCAGGAGAGGTGGCAGAAGGACTACAACCACCTCCCCACAGGACCTCTGGACAAGTACAAGATTCAGGCAATTGATGCCACCGACTCTTGTATCATGAGCATTGGATTTGATTACATGGAGGGCCTACACCATGTTGAAAAAATAAGGCTACGCAAGTGTCATTATATCAAGGATGACTATTTGGAGAAACTTGGTATActtgaaaatttacaaaagagcgtattggaaatggaaataatttcatGTGTGAATGTCACAGACAAAGGCATCATTGCTTTATATCACTCAAgaaacctgaaatatttactgttaAGTGATCTTCctggagtaagaaaaaaagaaaaccttatccGAGCCTTTAAGACAGCACTGCCTTCTCTGGAACTAAAATTAGACTTGAAGTAA